The following proteins are encoded in a genomic region of Balaenoptera ricei isolate mBalRic1 chromosome 14, mBalRic1.hap2, whole genome shotgun sequence:
- the LOC132347890 gene encoding probable ATP-dependent RNA helicase DDX5 yields MSGYSSDRDRGRDRGFGAPRFGGSRAGPLSGKKFGNPGEKLVKKKWNLDELPKFEKNFYQEHPDLARRTAQEVETYRRSKEITVRGHNCPKPVLNYYEANFPANVMDVIARQNFTEPTAIQAQGWPVALSGLDMVGVAQTGSGKTLSYLLPAIVHINHQPFLERGDGPICLVLAPTRELAQQVQQVAAEYCRACRLKSTCIYGGAPKGPQIRDLERGVEICIATPGRLIDFLECGKTNLRRTTYLVLDEADRMLDMGFEPQIRKIVDQIRPDRQTLMWSATWPKEVRQLAEDFLKGYIHINIGALELSANHNILQIVDVCHDVEKDEKLICLMEEIMSEKENKTIVFVETKRRCDELTRKMRRDGWPAMGIHGDKSQQERDWVLNEFKHGKAPILIATDVASRGLDVEDVKFGINYDYPNSSEDYIHRIGRTAHSTKTGTAYTFFTPNNIKQVSDLISVLREANQAINPKLLQLVEDRGSGRSRGRGGMKDDRQDRYSAGKRGGFNTFRDRENYDRGYSSLLKRDFGAKTQNGVYSAANYTNGSFGSNFVSAGIQTSFRTGNPTGTYQNGYDSTQQYGSNVPNMHNGMNQQAYAYPATAAAPMIGYPMPTGYSQ; encoded by the coding sequence ATGTCGGGTTATTCGAGTGACCGAGACCGCGGCCGGGATCGAGGGTTTGGTGCCCCTCGATTTGGAGGAAGTAGGGCAGGGCCCTTATCTGGAAAGAAGTTTGGAAACCCTGGGGAGAAACTGGTTAAAAAGAAGTGGAATCTTGATGAGCTGCCCAAATTTGAGAAGAATTTTTATCAGGAACACCCTGATTTGGCTAGGCGTACAGCACAAGAGGTAGAGACATACAGAAGAAGCAAGGAAATTACAGTCAGAGGTCACAACTGTCCAAAGCCAGTACTGAATTATTATGAAGCGAACTTCCCTGCAAACGTCATGGATGTGATTGCAAGGCAGAACTTCACTGAACCTACAGCTATTCAAGCTCAGGGATGGCCAGTTGCTCTAAGTGGATTGGATATGGTTGGGGTAGCACAAACTGGATCTGGGAAGACATTGTCTTATTTGCTGCCTGCCATTGTCCACATCAATCATCAGCCATTTCTAGAGAGAGGTGATGGGCCTATTTGCTTGGTGCTGGCACCAACTCGGGAACTGGCCCAACAGGTACAGCAAGTAGCTGCTGAATACTGTAGAGCATGTCGCTTGAAGTCCACTTGTATTTATGGTGGTGCTCCCAAGGGACCACAGATACGTGATTTGGAGAGAGGTGTGGAGATCTGTATTGCAACACCTGGAAGACTGATTGACTTCTTAGAATGTGGGAAAACCAATCTAAGAAGAACCACCTACCTTGTCCTTGATGAAGCAGATAGAATGCTTGATATGGGATTCGAACCCCAAATAAGGAAGATTGTGGATCAGATAAGACCTGATAGGCAAACCCTAATGTGGAGTGCTACTTGGCCAAAAGAAGTAAGACAGCTTGCTGAAGATTTCTTGAAAGGCTATATTCATATAAACATTGGTGCACTAGAACTGAGTGCAAATCACAACATTCTTCAGATTGTGGATGTGTGTCATGACGTAGAAAAGGATGAAAAGCTTATTTGTTTAATGGAAGAGATCATGAGTGAGAAGGAGAATAAAACCATTGTTTTCGTTGAAACCAAAAGAAGATGTGATGAACTCACTAGAAAAATGAGGAGAGATGGGTGGCCTGCCATGGGTATCCATGGTGACAAGAGTCAGCAGGAGCGTGACTGGGTTCTAAATGAATTCAAACATGGAAAGGCTCCTATTCTGATTGCTACAGATGTGGCCTCCAGAGGGCTAGATGTGGAAGATGTGAAATTTGGCATCAATTATGACTACCCTAACTCCTCAGAGGATTATATTCATCGAATTGGAAGAACTGCTCACAGTACCAAAACAGGCACAGCATACACTTTCTTTACACCTAATAACATAAAGCAAGTGAGTGACCTTATCTCTGTGCTTCGTGAAGCTAATCAAGCAATTAATCCCAAATTGCTTCAGTTGGTCGAAGACAGAGGTTCAGGTCGTTCCAGGGGTAGAGGAGGCATGAAGGATGACCGTCAGGACAGATACTCTGCGGGCAAAAGGGGTGGATTTAATACATTTAGAGACAGGGAAAATTATGACCGAGGTTACTCTAGTCTGCTTAAGAGAGATTTTGGGGCAAAAACTCAAAATGGTGTTTACAGTGCTGCAAATTACACCAATGGGAGCTTTGGAAGTAATTTTGTGTCTGCTGGTATACAGACCAGTTTTAGGACTGGTAATCCAACAGGGACTTACCAGAATGGTTATGACAGCACTCAGCAATATGGAAGTAATGTTCCAAATATGCACAATGGTATGAACCAACAGGCATATGCATATCCTGCTACTGCAGCTGCGCCTATGATTGGTTATCCAATGCCAACAGGATATTCTCAATAA